A region of the Microcystis aeruginosa FD4 genome:
TGTGGCGTTACTAGCGGTTAGTGGCTGGTTAGATGGAGTTGATCGAGTCTTATCCACCGGCGATCCTGCCTTTATTTTAGCCCGTCCCCCCGGGCATCACGCCACTTCTAATTATGGCATGGGTTTCTGTCTGTTTTCTAATGCTGCTATTGCCGCCTATTATGCTTTAGAAAACAAAAGAGTGCAAAAAGTAGCAATTCTTGATTGGGACGTGCATCACGGCAATGGCACCCAGGATATAGTCGAAAATCATCCCCAGATTGCCTATTGTTCCCTCCATCAGTTCCCCTTTTATCCTGGCACGGGAGAAGCGAGAGAAAAAGGTGAGTTTGATAATGTTTTGAATATTCCCTTATCGGCAGGAAGTACGATTAAAGATTATCAAGAACATTTTGAGGGGCAAGTCATACCTTTTCTGAAAAATTTTCAACCGGATTTAGTGATTGTTAGTGCTGGATATGATGCCAATCAAGCGGATCCTCTGGCGGGCATTTGTTTACACCCACAAGATTATGGAATTTTCACCAAATACCTCTTAACTCTCAATAAACCGCTGCTTTTCGGCTTAGAAGGCGGTTATGATTTAGAAACTTTAGCTGCTTCCGTCGTCGCCACCTTAGAAGCTTTGCTCTGATCCTAATCCGGGTAATCGTTACATTTCTTTAAAAAGATTGGTAACAAAGCGATCTAATGCGGTAAGGTAAACGATCGATAGAAAAAAACCCTTGACCTAGTTGCCTTTTAAGATTATGAACTCCCTTGCGCCACACCTAAAAGCCAAAGCCCTCAAACCCAATAGTCGTCGTCCTGCGAAGGAATTGTGTAGCGAGTGCGGACTTTGTGACACTTATTATATTCACTATGTTAAAGAAGCTTGTGCTTTTCTTAATCAACAAATCGCCGATTTAGAAGCAGAAGCACACGGCAGAAGTCGCGACTTAAATCAGGAAAATGATCTCTATTTTGGTGTTCATCAAGAGATGATGGCTGCCAAGAAAAAACAAGTTATTCCAGGGGCGCAATGGACAGGAATCGTCAGTACAATTGCCTGTGAAATGCTCAATCGTGGTTTAGTAGAAGGGGTGGTTTGTGTGCAGAATACCGCCGAGGATCGCTTTCAACCCCAGCCGATTCTCGCTCGTACTACTGAAGAAATTCTCGCCGCTAAAGTTAATAAACCGACTCTTTCTCCCAATTTATCAGTCCTAGAAGAAATTGAAAAATCGGGCATGAAACGGTTATTAGTTATCGGAGTTGGTTGTCAAATTCAAGCCCTAAGAGCAGTAGAAAAAAAATTAGGCTTAGAAAAGTTATATGTCTTAGGAACTCCCTGCGTCGATAATGTCACCCGTTCAGGACTACAAAAGTTTCTAGAAACTACCAGTCGTTCCCCAGAAACCGTGGTTCATTATGAATTTATGCAGGATTTTCGGGTACACTTTAAACACGAAGACGGCTCGATCGAAATGGTTCCCTTTTTTGGCTTAAAGACTAATAAATTAAAAGATGTTTTTGCCCCTTCCTGTATGACTTGTTTTGATTATGTTAACTCTCTTGCTGATTTAGTTGTGGGCTATATGGGCGCACCTTTTGGCTGGCAATGGATTGTCGTTCGTAATGATACGGGCAAAGAAATGTTAGAGTTAGTTAAAGATCAATTAGATACCCAAGATGTTATGTCTAGTGGTGATAGAAAACAGGCTGTACAAAATAGCATTCCCGCCTACGACAAAGGTGTAACATTACCGATGTGGGCGGCAAAAATGATGGGAGTAGTAATTGAAAAAATCGGGCCTAAAGGTTTAGAATACGCTCGCTTTTCCATCGATTCTCACTTTACCCGTAATTACCTTTATGTTAAACGTAATTATCCTGAAAAATTAGCGGCTCATGTTCCTGAATATGCTAAAAAGATTGTGGAACAGTATAAATTGCCCGATTAATTATTCACTCAGGGCAAACGCATCTAATTTTTAAAAATTAGACATCCCAAGGATTTCAAGAGTTAAGAATCGAAAATTTTCGTTTCTGAATCCCTTCTACTAATTGATTAATTTGAAAAATAAGATAAGTGTCCTATTGGAGTAGAAAAAAGTCTCAAATTAGAGAAATCTAGTTTGAGAAAGAAAAATATATTCAATTTTAGTTGAAAATAATTTCTGATGAGAATTATTGATTAGTTAATATCTCAAGGAGATAATTGTTATCCCATCCAGATCGATTTCGTTTACTTCTGATGCTTCCTTTCTCGGTTTTATCTTGCTTCAATAAATTGAGAGCAATATGTCTAATTATTGCCAAGTTTTCAGGAGCATTATCTTTTCTAATTCTCGAACTATCTTCATTAAATTCGACATCTAAAACCCAATGCAATTGATTTTCAATACTCCCATGTCCGCGAATAGATTGAGATAATTCTTGAGCCTCATGAGATAAACTGGTGATAAAATATCTAGTTTCCAACTTAGTTTTACCATTCTTTACTGTCCGATAATATTGGACGCAAGCCACTGAATTAAGATGTTTTCATTCGCATCTTGAATCTACTAAGTCTTGGATGTTATTCAAAACTTGATAACGTCGGATTTCCGTTCGCCCATGACCTGATTCTTCAGGAATATATTCACTGTATTCATAGCCAACCCCTTGACTTAATAAAGCTTCTTTAAATAATTCATCAACTCGTTGATATAGTGCGCCTAAATGATATGTAAACTAGAATGCCGACAACAATCCCGAAATATTTTAGAATAAAAGGACGACAAATATAAGTGTTTGGAGAATCAAATGGAAGCAGAACTTCAAATTCTCGAAGAGTTCATCAAAACTAATCCCGACTTCCGAGAACTGAAAAGAGCCTTAGGGGTTAAGCTGGCTTTGTCGGGATACGCTTATAGAGCAATTCAAGAAATTATTGGAGTGACCCCCAGATTCATTGCTAAATGGAAAAAGGAATTTATTTCAGCAGGAATTGAGGGGATTATCTTGAAGTATAAAGGTTCGAGAACCTATCTAAATGCCGAGGAAAAACAAGAATTAATTCAATGGATTATCAACCAGAGTCACTGGGATATTGGGGAGCTAGAAACTTATGTACTAGAAACTTATGAGGTTGTGTTTAAATCGAGACAGAGCTACTACCAATTGCTAAAAGAAGCGAGAATTAGCTGGCCAAAGGCGGAACAAGTAAACCCGAAAAAAGCTCCAGAAGAGGTCAAAAAAAAGAATAAAGAAATCAGTCAATTATTGGAGAGCAAAAAAGAGGAGATTCGGTCGGGAAAGCTGGTGGTGTACTTGCTTGATGAATGTCATCTGGTCTGGAAAGATGTTCTAGGCTATCTCTGGAACTTTATTAAAGAAAGACTAAAAGAAGGTCAAAATCCCTCAGAGTTACTCGAAAGAACTTTGGTAAAAATTGAGAATGAAAAAGAGAGACAAACTTATTATGGAGCTTTAAATTTAGAGGGCAAAGAATTTATTTTAGCTCCCTACAAGGCAGGGAAGGTCGAGAATACAGTAGATTTCTTGAAAAAACTAATTCAAAGCAACCCTAGGCGAAAAATACTGATTATTTGGGATGGAGCTTCCTATCATGCGGGAGAAGATATGAGCAAATTCCTTACTGAACAAAATCAGGGTTTATCCCCAGAAGATTGGCAGATTACCTGTCATAAATTTGCTCGATACGCTCCCGAAGAAAATCCAGTAGAAGCAATTTGGCTACAGTTAAAAAATCTTTTGAGAAGATTTTATTGGTTGGCCAAAAGTTTTCGAGTGGTTAAACGCCTGTTCGAGTTTTTTGCCAAATTTCAATTATTTAATTTTCCTAACCTTAAGAAATCCGATGCCTTTTCACAATTCATTTAGGCGCACTATAGTCGATGGTGGTGCGTTACGACGGATTGTTAGCTTGAAGTTAAAGCGGAAATTTTGGCCGTCTAACGCACCCTACGTTTTTCTGGATGTTGTCAAAATTTCTCTTGACAAAGGCGACTTGACATGATATTATATTCATAATGGGAAATCCGTGCGCCTACAGACTCTCTTTTCCAACGGTCTTAACTATGATTGATGTGATTATTTGATTGACTATGATTGGTTCATTCAATCAATCTTCATCTCTAATCCACTATAACGGTTCGCAGTCGTATGAGGTACATTATCACCGACTACAAACCAGTCCAAGCAAAGCTTTGCCTGTATCTCACTCTATTGCGTATCGCTATAAATCAATCTGAGTCTTCGTTACTTGCTATGGTTCGATCGGGGGGTATAAATCGACTAAATCCTTATCTGGCAAGAGACTTAATTGATTAGTTCGTTCTAGAGCGAAAACAATTGACAAAAATCGCAGCAATGTCTTTCTCTATAATAGTTTCATCCCTTATAACCTCGTCCATTGCATAACACGAACCGAAGAGCCATCAATCTTTAAACCTCTAACTTGATCATGACTTTTCTGATCAATATCTTTTTGTGGCTCCTGTCCGGCTTACTCAAATATCAGCCTAGCACAGAACAAAATCTCCCCTAGTTCACCTGTATTTACTTGTCCAGCGTTGTCGTTCTCACCATACTATCAAGAATGGTTCTATTCATAAGTAGTCGTGCAAAATTAATTTCCTAGTCGAGACTCCGAGACTCCTGAATTCAGCAAACCCTAATTACTATTGATCCGACTTAAAAAGGCTTGCAGGCGCTCGCTGTGGGGATGATTAAAGAAGGTGTCGGGATCGCCTGCTTCTTCGATGACACCTTGATTGAAGAACAAAACCTTGTTAGAGACTTCCTTAGCGAACTGCATTTCGTGGGTGACGACTACCATAGTCATACCCTCATCGGCCAATTGACGCATAACGTTTAACACTTCCCCGACCAATTCCGGATCCAGGGCCGAAGTGGGTTCATCAAATAAAATCACCTCTGGTTTCATGCAGAGACTGCGAGCGATCGCCACCCGTTGTTTTTGTCCTCCCGATAACTGGTCGGGATAAACATCGGCTTTTGGGGCCAATCCCACCTTTTCCAGATAATGAATTGCCGTATCCTTAGCCTCATTTTCCGAGTGGTGTAAGACTTGCTTGGGGGCTAACATCAAGTTTTGTAAAACGGTGAGATGGGGAAAAAGATTAAAGTGTTGAAACACCATACTTACCCGGCTGCGTAACTTGCGGAGAACTGATTGATTTAACTTCGGGGAAGAGATGTCAATTCCCATCACCTCCAAGCGGCCGCCGTTAATTGTTTCCAAACGATTGAGACAGCGTAAAAAGGTACTTTTGCCGCAGCCAGAGGGACCGATTACCGATACCACATCCCCTTGATAAAGAGTGCCTGTAACTCCTTTAAGTACCTCTAAAGAGCCGTAACTTTTGCGTAAACCTTCACTAACAATCACAGGGGTAGTAGTGGTCATGATGTCCTCTCGTAAAAAATTTTACATTCTGTATAAAGGTATCGAGATTAGTTTCTGCTAGATTGTATCCTTGACGACATTTTATCAAGAGGAATAATCATAATACTCAAATAGTCTCTCTACATCTGTCTTAGGTGAGGAGTAGGACGAAATCCTTAACTTAATTGAGTAAAAAAATCAAGGAGTAAAACTTAAAAAATGATTAAATTTTGGCGAGGGCGGGCGGTGCAGAGAGTCATCTTTGCCTTGTTAGGATTAGTTTTAGCGCTCGGATTAACTGTTATTCCCGCTTTTTCTCAGACTCCTCCTAATCCTTTTCGAGTCGCCACAGAAGCGACTTTTCCACCCTTTGAATTTCAACAAGGGGGACAATTAACCGGGTTTGATATCGATTTAATGCGGGCAATTGGCAAGGAAGCTGATCTCAACATTGACTTGAGAAATTTACCCTTTGATGGTATTATTCCGGCCCTACAAGCAAGAACAGTGGAAGCCGCTATTAGTGGCATGACAATCACCTCTGAACGCGCCCAAGCGATTTCTTTTTCTCGACCTTATTTTAGGGCTGGTTTAGCGATCGCTGTTCGGGAAGATAATAAGACGATTAAAAATTTTGAAGACTTAAAAGGCAAAAGAATTGCCGTCCAAATTGGCACAACGGGAGCCTTAGAAGCAACAAAAATACCTGGAGCAGTGGTTAGTCAATTTGACTCGGCGGCTTTAGCTTTGCAGGAATTAATTAATGGTCGAGTTGAGGCGGTAGTTAACGATAAACCCGTAACTTTGTATGCCATTAAAGAAGCGGGTTTGCGGGGAGTAAAGGTGGTCGGAGAATTATTAACGGAGGAATTCTACGGCATTGCTTTACCCAAAAATTCCCCCTATCTCCAGTTAATTAATGATGCTCTCGGTCGAGTCATAGAAAGTGGTCAGTACGATGTTATTTTTCGGCAATGGTTTGGAGAAAAACCGCCAGTATTACCCTTAGTTGCTCCAGCTTTAAAGAATTTACAGGAATCGAGTTTTAACTGGGGAGAATTATTCTATAACCTGATTGTGAAAGGGGTTCCCTGGACAATTCTGTTAACGGTTCTGTCTTTTCTTTTCGGGTTAATCGGTGGAACTTTAGTGGCTATTGCCCTGATTTCTCCCTACAAATGGTTAAAAATAATTTGCCGCATCTATGTGGATTTCTTTCGGGGAACACCGATGCTGGTGCAATTATTCTTGATCTATTTTGGTTTGCCCGGGTTGTTCCGAGAAATTGGCTTAAATATCGACTTAGATCGTTTACCGGCGGCCTTATTTGCCCTAAGTTTAAATGTGGCGGCCTATTTAGCTGAAATTATGCGCGGCGGTATTCAATCGATCGATAATGGTCAATGGGAAGCTTGTTCTAGTTTAGGAATGTCCCCAGCACAAACCATGCGCGAGGTGATTTTTCCCCAAGCTTTTCGCAGGATGTTGCCACCGTTGGGGAATGAATTTATCACCCTAATTAAAGATACCAGTTTAGCGGCAGTAATCGGTTTTGAAGAATTATTCCGGCAAGGTCAATTAATGGTAGCCACTACCTATAAAGCTTTCGAGATTTATATCGCTGTTGCTTTAGTTTATTTGGTTTTAACTACCCTTTCCTCTGTGGTATTTAAGCGCTTAGAGATTTCTATGGATCCCCTACATAAATCTAAACAGGATCAGAAAGCCTAGGGGCAACAGATGGGAACTGATAAGTGATAGGGCAAAATTAACTTCTTGGTTAGGATAGGCAAGCGGCAAGAGGTAGTTAGATAGGGTTTGCTGAATAAATGTGAAATATAGACGAGGTAAGGGTCTTAGTGGCTTGTTTCGCGAAACAGATGCAAGATTTTGAGAGAATCGTGGTTCAAAACCCTGCATCTTCATCGGCCCGTGTCCTGTAGGGGCGAAGCATTCGGGCATAACCTATCGCTGAAACCGTAGATTTCCTATCCGAATGCTTCGCCCCTACTTTTTCAGCAAACCCCTAATAGGCTTAATACCAAATCCGTTTTTAATAGTCCGATTAACTCCTAATCTAACTTTAAAAACCCGGTTCCTTCTGCCCACTTCCCACTTCCCACTTCCCTATACCTTTTAAACAGAATTTAGTATAAATGATCAAGTATGAAATTTGATTCGTTTGAATGGCATGAGAGCAAGCGGTGTTCTAACATAGAAAAACATAATGTGGACTTTGAGGAAATTCTCGATCTTTTCGAGACTTTTCTTTTTGACATCCTCACCGCCGTAAAACGGACGGCGATTCCCAAACCTCACGATTTGGGTTTCTGCTTCTTTCCCTTGCGGGGTTCCGCACCTGCCTTAACAGATTTACTCTGTTCTGGTCTTATGGTCGCTCTACAGACTGACACCGCAAGTCCTGCGGCCAAAATGTTTTTACTAGCGTTAATATCTCGGTCATGGTGTGTCCCACAGTCTGGACAGTCCCACTCTCGAACATTTAACGGCATTTTCTCAGCAATATACCCGCAATTACTACACCGCTTAGAACTAGGAAACCATCTATCTACTTCGAGGTAATTTCTCCCATACCAACGGCATTTATAGGCTAATTGTCGAGTTATTTCTCCCCAACTAACATCAGATATTGCCTGAGATAATTTCGGGTTTTTGACCATATTTTTGACGGCTAAATTCTCAACCACAATCGTTTGGTTTTCACGGACTAATTGAGTGGTTAGCTTGTGTAAATGGTCTTTTCTGCTATCGGTAATTTGAGCGTGAATTTTGGCTACTTTGATTCTCGCTTTTTCTCGATTCTTTGACCCTTTCTGTTTTCGAGAAAGGCTTTTTTGTGCTTTTCGCAGTCTCTGATAATGCTTTTTAAAATGCTTAGGATTAGATACTTTGTCACCATCGCTGGTAATCACAAGGCTACTAATTCCTAAGTCAATTCCGATGGCTTTATCTGTTACTGGTAATGGCTTAATTGTTGGGTCATCAAATCTTATTGAGATATGCCAACGCCCAGAAGGATGTAATCTGACTGTTACTGTGCTTGGTTCACAAGCTTCTGGTATTTGTCTTGACCATCGAATTGCTAAAGGTTCTGTGCATTTAGCTAAATAGATTTGTTTGTCTT
Encoded here:
- a CDS encoding histone deacetylase family protein, with the translated sequence MISIIYSDEFLDHDTGIYHPEKAARLTAIVEALKQTEWQSKLTWHLPTALEIRDEVIPLIKQVHNQDYVDRLRRICQRGGGRLDADTPVSARSYDVALLAVSGWLDGVDRVLSTGDPAFILARPPGHHATSNYGMGFCLFSNAAIAAYYALENKRVQKVAILDWDVHHGNGTQDIVENHPQIAYCSLHQFPFYPGTGEAREKGEFDNVLNIPLSAGSTIKDYQEHFEGQVIPFLKNFQPDLVIVSAGYDANQADPLAGICLHPQDYGIFTKYLLTLNKPLLFGLEGGYDLETLAASVVATLEALL
- a CDS encoding RNA-guided endonuclease InsQ/TnpB family protein, whose product is MEKAYSFRIYPTPEQESLLRRTLGCVRLVYNKALHLRTQAWYEKQERVGYTETSSMLTEWKKQEELDFLNEVSCVPLQQGLRHLQTAFTNFFAGRTKYPNFKKKHQGGSAEFTKSAFKFKDKQIYLAKCTEPLAIRWSRQIPEACEPSTVTVRLHPSGRWHISIRFDDPTIKPLPVTDKAIGIDLGISSLVITSDGDKVSNPKHFKKHYQRLRKAQKSLSRKQKGSKNREKARIKVAKIHAQITDSRKDHLHKLTTQLVRENQTIVVENLAVKNMVKNPKLSQAISDVSWGEITRQLAYKCRWYGRNYLEVDRWFPSSKRCSNCGYIAEKMPLNVREWDCPDCGTHHDRDINASKNILAAGLAVSVCRATIRPEQSKSVKAGAEPRKGKKQKPKS
- a CDS encoding ISAs1 family transposase, producing MACVQYYRTVKNGKTKLETRYFITSLSHEAQELSQSIRGHGSIENQLHWVLDVEFNEDSSRIRKDNAPENLAIIRHIALNLLKQDKTEKGSIRSKRNRSGWDNNYLLEILTNQ
- a CDS encoding Coenzyme F420 hydrogenase/dehydrogenase, beta subunit C-terminal domain; translated protein: MNSLAPHLKAKALKPNSRRPAKELCSECGLCDTYYIHYVKEACAFLNQQIADLEAEAHGRSRDLNQENDLYFGVHQEMMAAKKKQVIPGAQWTGIVSTIACEMLNRGLVEGVVCVQNTAEDRFQPQPILARTTEEILAAKVNKPTLSPNLSVLEEIEKSGMKRLLVIGVGCQIQALRAVEKKLGLEKLYVLGTPCVDNVTRSGLQKFLETTSRSPETVVHYEFMQDFRVHFKHEDGSIEMVPFFGLKTNKLKDVFAPSCMTCFDYVNSLADLVVGYMGAPFGWQWIVVRNDTGKEMLELVKDQLDTQDVMSSGDRKQAVQNSIPAYDKGVTLPMWAAKMMGVVIEKIGPKGLEYARFSIDSHFTRNYLYVKRNYPEKLAAHVPEYAKKIVEQYKLPD
- a CDS encoding IS630 family transposase, whose amino-acid sequence is MEAELQILEEFIKTNPDFRELKRALGVKLALSGYAYRAIQEIIGVTPRFIAKWKKEFISAGIEGIILKYKGSRTYLNAEEKQELIQWIINQSHWDIGELETYVLETYEVVFKSRQSYYQLLKEARISWPKAEQVNPKKAPEEVKKKNKEISQLLESKKEEIRSGKLVVYLLDECHLVWKDVLGYLWNFIKERLKEGQNPSELLERTLVKIENEKERQTYYGALNLEGKEFILAPYKAGKVENTVDFLKKLIQSNPRRKILIIWDGASYHAGEDMSKFLTEQNQGLSPEDWQITCHKFARYAPEENPVEAIWLQLKNLLRRFYWLAKSFRVVKRLFEFFAKFQLFNFPNLKKSDAFSQFI
- a CDS encoding amino acid ABC transporter ATP-binding protein, which encodes MTTTTPVIVSEGLRKSYGSLEVLKGVTGTLYQGDVVSVIGPSGCGKSTFLRCLNRLETINGGRLEVMGIDISSPKLNQSVLRKLRSRVSMVFQHFNLFPHLTVLQNLMLAPKQVLHHSENEAKDTAIHYLEKVGLAPKADVYPDQLSGGQKQRVAIARSLCMKPEVILFDEPTSALDPELVGEVLNVMRQLADEGMTMVVVTHEMQFAKEVSNKVLFFNQGVIEEAGDPDTFFNHPHSERLQAFLSRINSN
- a CDS encoding ABC transporter permease subunit (The N-terminal region of this protein, as described by TIGR01726, is a three transmembrane segment that identifies a subfamily of ABC transporter permease subunits, which specificities that include histidine, arginine, glutamine, glutamate, L-cystine (sic), the opines (in Agrobacterium) octopine and nopaline, etc.), with amino-acid sequence MIKFWRGRAVQRVIFALLGLVLALGLTVIPAFSQTPPNPFRVATEATFPPFEFQQGGQLTGFDIDLMRAIGKEADLNIDLRNLPFDGIIPALQARTVEAAISGMTITSERAQAISFSRPYFRAGLAIAVREDNKTIKNFEDLKGKRIAVQIGTTGALEATKIPGAVVSQFDSAALALQELINGRVEAVVNDKPVTLYAIKEAGLRGVKVVGELLTEEFYGIALPKNSPYLQLINDALGRVIESGQYDVIFRQWFGEKPPVLPLVAPALKNLQESSFNWGELFYNLIVKGVPWTILLTVLSFLFGLIGGTLVAIALISPYKWLKIICRIYVDFFRGTPMLVQLFLIYFGLPGLFREIGLNIDLDRLPAALFALSLNVAAYLAEIMRGGIQSIDNGQWEACSSLGMSPAQTMREVIFPQAFRRMLPPLGNEFITLIKDTSLAAVIGFEELFRQGQLMVATTYKAFEIYIAVALVYLVLTTLSSVVFKRLEISMDPLHKSKQDQKA